From Sceloporus undulatus isolate JIND9_A2432 ecotype Alabama chromosome 6, SceUnd_v1.1, whole genome shotgun sequence, one genomic window encodes:
- the PNPO gene encoding pyridoxine-5'-phosphate oxidase isoform X1 codes for MLCSRRHSGVFALGRIAFSHWGQVPKSSPAAMDLGALRKNYKGEEEAFEEKHLISLNPIKQFSVWFEEAMKCPSIGEVNAMCLATCSRDGRPSARMLLLKGFGQEGFQFFTNHDSRKAKELDSNPFASIVFYWEPLNRQVRIEGSVERLPEQESETYFHSRPKSSQIGAVVSRQSTVIPDREYLRKKNAELEEVYREAKVPKPAYWGGYILKPEVIEFWQGQTNRLHDRIVFRYLQDTSAPLEPMTHRGEGNWVYERLSP; via the exons ATGCTCTGCAGCAGGAGGCATTCAGGGGTCTTTGCTTTGGGTCGCATTGCTTTTTCTCATTGGGGCCAAGTTCCAAAATCTTCCCCTGCTGCCATGGATTTGGGGGCCCTTCGGAAGAACtacaagggagaagaggag GCTTTTGAGGAGAAACATCTCATCTCCCTTAACCCCATTAAGCAGTTCTCTGTCTGGTTTGAGGAAGCGATGAAGTGCCCATCCATAGGAGAAGTTAATGCCATGTGCTTGGCTACCTGTAGCAG GGATGGAAGGCCTTCAGCTCGGATGTTGCTTTTGAAGGGCTTTGGCCAGGAAGGCTTCCAATTCTTCACCAACCATGACAGCAGGAAAGCCAAAGAACTG GACTCAAATCCATTTGCTTCAATTGTCTTCTACTGGGAGCCCCTCAATCGCCAG gtgCGAATTGAGGGCTCTGTAGAGAGGCTTCCTGAGCAGGAATCTGAGACTTACTTCCACTCACGTCCAAAGAGCAGTCAAATTGGGGCTGTTGTGAGTCGGCAAAGCACGGTGATCCCAGATAGAGAG TATTTAAGAAAGAAGAATGCAGAGCTAGAAGAAGTGTACCGGGAAGCTAAAGTGCCTAAGCCAGCATACTG GGGTGGATACATCTTAAAGCCAGAAGTCATTGAGTTCTGGCAGGGCCAAACAAACCGTTTGCATGACCGCATTGTCTTCCGGTACCTCCAGGACACAAGTGCACCCTTGGAGCCCATGACCCACAGGGGAGAGGGCAACTGGGTATACGAGAGGCTCTCCCCTTGA
- the PNPO gene encoding pyridoxine-5'-phosphate oxidase isoform X2, translated as MKCPSIGEVNAMCLATCSRDGRPSARMLLLKGFGQEGFQFFTNHDSRKAKELDSNPFASIVFYWEPLNRQVRIEGSVERLPEQESETYFHSRPKSSQIGAVVSRQSTVIPDREYLRKKNAELEEVYREAKVPKPAYWGGYILKPEVIEFWQGQTNRLHDRIVFRYLQDTSAPLEPMTHRGEGNWVYERLSP; from the exons ATGAAGTGCCCATCCATAGGAGAAGTTAATGCCATGTGCTTGGCTACCTGTAGCAG GGATGGAAGGCCTTCAGCTCGGATGTTGCTTTTGAAGGGCTTTGGCCAGGAAGGCTTCCAATTCTTCACCAACCATGACAGCAGGAAAGCCAAAGAACTG GACTCAAATCCATTTGCTTCAATTGTCTTCTACTGGGAGCCCCTCAATCGCCAG gtgCGAATTGAGGGCTCTGTAGAGAGGCTTCCTGAGCAGGAATCTGAGACTTACTTCCACTCACGTCCAAAGAGCAGTCAAATTGGGGCTGTTGTGAGTCGGCAAAGCACGGTGATCCCAGATAGAGAG TATTTAAGAAAGAAGAATGCAGAGCTAGAAGAAGTGTACCGGGAAGCTAAAGTGCCTAAGCCAGCATACTG GGGTGGATACATCTTAAAGCCAGAAGTCATTGAGTTCTGGCAGGGCCAAACAAACCGTTTGCATGACCGCATTGTCTTCCGGTACCTCCAGGACACAAGTGCACCCTTGGAGCCCATGACCCACAGGGGAGAGGGCAACTGGGTATACGAGAGGCTCTCCCCTTGA
- the PRR15L gene encoding proline-rich protein 15-like protein, whose translation MAENNYSWWKLTFLRKKKSAPKVLYESPDIYAVANNENQQEGVLADGGSDGSSQQEFNARLEKIVDKSTKGKHVKVSNSGRFKEKKKVRAMLSENPNFFADNERDEK comes from the coding sequence ATGGCAGAAAACAATTATAGCTGGTGGAAGCTGACCTTTCTCCGGAAGAAAAAATCTGCTCCTAAGGTGCTGTATGAAAGTCCTGATATCTATGCAGTTGCCAATAATGAGAACCAGCAAGAGGGGGTGCTAGCAGATGGTGGCAGCGATGGGAGCAGTCAGCAGGAATTCAATGCTCGGCTAGAGAAGATTGTGGACAAGAGCACCAAAGGCAAACATGTCAAAGTCTCCAATTCGGGGCGCttcaaggaaaagaagaaagtcaGGGCTATGTTGTCGGAAAACCCCAACTTTTTTGCTGACAATGAACGAGATGAAAAATGA